ATGGAGGGGTCCTTCCTCTCGGCTGGAGTCATGGAGTTGATCATGGCCTCCACCCGAACCAGCTCCTTTTCCGGCATCTTCACGTCCTTGAGCTGCTTGCGCATTTCACCCATTCCCGGGATGAGCTTAAGCAGGCCTTCAATGGACCCCAGCTTCTTGATCTTACGCATCTGGCTTCGAAAATCATCCAGATCGAACTCGGCCTTGCGGAACTTCTTTTCCAGCTCGGCCGCCTCCTTCTCGTCGATGGCCGACTGGGCCTTCTCGATCAGGGTCAGCACGTCCCCCATGCCGAGAATCCGGGAGGCGATCCGATCGGGATGAAAGACTTCGAGTTCGTTCAGCTTTTCGCCCATGCCCACGAATTTGATGGGCTTTTGGGTAATGGACTTGATGGATAAGGCCGCTCCGCCCCTGGCGTCGCCGTCCATCTTAGTCAGGACCACGCCCGTGACGTCCAGAAGATCGTTGAACTTGGAGGCCACGGTCACCGCGTCCTGACCGGTCATGGCGTCGGCCACGAACAGGATCTCCTGCGGGGAACAGGCAGCCTTGATGTTCACCAGCTCCTGCATCAGGCCTTCGTCTATGTGCAGGCGTCCGGCCGTGTCCAAAAGCACGACGTCGCAGCCCTGCCTGGCTGCCTCGCCAACAGCCTCCCGGCAAATCTCCACCGGATCGCGGTCAGTGGTCGAGGCGAACGCCGGGACCGACAGTTCAGCGGCCAGTTTCTGCAACTGGTCGATGGCCGCCGGGCGGTAGACGTCGGCCGGCACGAGGTACGGCCTGCGCTTGTTCCGGCGCAGGAACAGAGACAGCTTGGCCGCAGTGGTCGTCTTGCCCGAACCTTGCAGACCGACCATCATGATCACATGGGGCGATTTGCCCTCCAAGGCCAGGGCGGTGTTGGTCCCGCCCAAAAGTTCAATCAGCTCCTCGTGGACAATTTTGACCACCTGCTGGCCTGGCGTCAGACTGTCCAGGACGTCCTGGCCCATGGCCCGCTCTTGGATCCGGGCCATGAAGTCCTTGACGACCTTGAAATTGACGTCGGCTTCGAGCAGGGCCATGCGAACTTCGCGCAGGCCGTCCTGGATATTGCCTTCGTCCAGGCGACCCGTGCCCCGGAGCTTCTTGAAAACCGAATTGAGACGATCCGAAAGATTATCGAACATGTGCGGCGCCGTGTTGAGAAAAAAAGAATTTGGTTGGATATACCTTCATCGTCCGGCAGTCAAATCCCGGGAAACCCTTCAGGTCGAGACCGAAGACCGCCATGAGCTCTCGCTTCGGACGGCGATACACGGGGCATCTCCCAGGTCGACGACCCCATGCAGCTCCAATTCGATCAGGGCCGCGTCCAGGGCCTCGGCCGTTCCGGACCATCTCCCATACACGGTGTCCCGATCGGGCTCCACGTCCAGGCTGACCAGATCCTCCAGGATGAGGTAGGCCGAAGTGGCCTCCACGGACAGTCCCAGCGAAAAGATCTTCTTGACGATCATAGCGGGATTCCTTTCAGCCCTCAGCCGGCCAGGGCCCGGCGGATGCTTTGGGCCGC
This sequence is a window from Deltaproteobacteria bacterium. Protein-coding genes within it:
- a CDS encoding signal recognition particle protein translates to MFDNLSDRLNSVFKKLRGTGRLDEGNIQDGLREVRMALLEADVNFKVVKDFMARIQERAMGQDVLDSLTPGQQVVKIVHEELIELLGGTNTALALEGKSPHVIMMVGLQGSGKTTTAAKLSLFLRRNKRRPYLVPADVYRPAAIDQLQKLAAELSVPAFASTTDRDPVEICREAVGEAARQGCDVVLLDTAGRLHIDEGLMQELVNIKAACSPQEILFVADAMTGQDAVTVASKFNDLLDVTGVVLTKMDGDARGGAALSIKSITQKPIKFVGMGEKLNELEVFHPDRIASRILGMGDVLTLIEKAQSAIDEKEAAELEKKFRKAEFDLDDFRSQMRKIKKLGSIEGLLKLIPGMGEMRKQLKDVKMPEKELVRVEAMINSMTPAERKDPSIITAGRRKRIAKGSGTTVQDINQLLTNFVQMRKMMQHVMQKGKPGQPMPPLPGPDHVKVKKEPRKPIGLQDSKLLQKKRKQAKRKARKG